In a genomic window of Coregonus clupeaformis isolate EN_2021a chromosome 27, ASM2061545v1, whole genome shotgun sequence:
- the LOC121541721 gene encoding general transcription factor 3C polypeptide 4, with the protein MAACSPTRAPDRVEVGQLTEAERENDPWAALGPVVKRDPVIKLLSPVSGLEPLTWSEDHRISASATSGISLMEVVCDVHGNNQDLVLHRTSIHVPDQVCELKVGPAEELLRAKDKFSSSSDPAVSQSFMLDTVFNPTVGVHKGILYTSWSPLGCDANGRCLLASLTLDHRLTIHSSTKRLQWTVVADLTQLYGESLESRGYSVQGGEPPKANLLDLAELQRRYRMQTPVRMEWSSVCTTQHVQTNNECKDVGTVLLAVLMENGDLVVWQFCLPMLGKDSVLSCNTIQSGVLSPSVLAWWEYEHSGRKMSGLIVGSKLGPIKILPVNLKAVKGYFTLRQPVVLWQESDQIPVHNIKCISLFHPKQNCNCSLVVAARGSYLFWCLLLISKAGLNVHNSHVTGLHSTPIVSMTASRQGSSIYTCSMDGTVKKLTPVFTDMAVGFKQEEIVLPEGIAGRRMHGIAVSPYGAYLALVSTEGMTNGQHPVSRPYQVQFVTLKTPNDAAAELLESPVQSLFKQTDLLDLVRWRVLRDKRIPAMLQEELDDKVHNTGSPYLWRLKLFLVRVLYQSLQKAPVEARWRPTHEDAKVFVKDGEGGVGGEGGGGEEEHPEAQALEEQMGEVIAWIEAVEAHLTREHMKRVLGEVYLHTWITENTSIPTRGVCDFLTSDPTYEDRAAKVLIGHIQKKMNKQTFPEYCSLCKEVLPFTDRKQAVCSNGHMWLRCVLSYQACQTLTYRRCLLQDSIARLPVPEDPDWIKRILQGPCTFCDSPLL; encoded by the exons ATGGCGGCTTGCAGCCCAACTCGCGCTCCGGATAGGGTAGAGGTAGGACAACTTACCGAAGCCGAACGGGAGAATGATCCCTGGGCAGCACTCGGGCCAGTCGTGAAGAGGGATCCGGTGATAAAGCTATTGAGTCCTGTCAGCGGCCTGGAGCCGCTCACGTGGTCTGAGGACCACCGAATCTCGGCCTCTGCGACAAGTGGTATTTCTTTGATGGAGGTAGTGTGCGATGTTCACGGAAATAACCAAGACCTGGTGCTGCACCGGACCTCCATCCACGTGCCGGACCAAGTCTGTGAACTGAAG GTGGGTCCAGCAGAAGAGCTGTTGAGGGCCAAAGACAAGTTCTCCAGCTCCAGTGACCCAGCGGTGAGCCAGTCCTTCATGCTGGACACAGTGTTCAACCCCACCGTGGGCGTCCACAAGGGCATCCTGTACACCAGCTGGTCCCCCCTGGGCTGTGACGCCAACGGCCGCTGCCTCCTAGCCTCCCTCACCCTGGACCACCGGCTGACCATCCACAGCAGCACCAAGCGTCTACAGTGGACCGTAGTGGCTGACCTGACCCAGCTTTATGGAGAGAGCCTGGAGAGCAGAGGCTACTCTGTGCAGGGTGGTGAGCCCCCCAAGGCCAACCTCCTGGACCTGGCTGAGCTTCAGAGACGCTACCGCATGCAGACCCCTGTACGGATGGagtggtccagtgtgtgtaccACGCAGCACGTCCAGACCAACAACGAGTGTAAGGACGTGGGAACGGTGCTGCTGGCCGTGCTGATGGAGAATGGAGACCTGGTGGTGTGGCAGTTTTGCCTGCCCATGCTGGGGAAGGACTCTGTGTTGTCCTGTAACACCATCCAGTCTGGGGTGTTGTCCCCCAGCGTGCTGGCCTGGTGGGAGTACGAGCACAGCGGGCGCAAGATGAGCGGCCTGATCGTGGGCAGCAAGTTAGGGCCTATCAAGATCCTGCCCGTCAACCTGAAGGCGGTGAAGGGCTACTTCACCCTGCGCCAGCCCGTGGTCCTCTGGCAGGAGTCGGACCAGATCCCTGTGCACAACATCAAGTGTATATCCCTGTTCCACCCCAAACAGAACTGTAACTGTAGCCTGGTGGTGGCGGCCAGGGGCTCCTACCTCTTCTGGTGCCTGCTGCTCATCTCCAAGGCGGGCCTCAACGTGCACAACTCACACGTGACGGGCCTGCACTCCACCCCCATCGTCTCCATGACAGCCAGCCGCCAGGGCAGCTCCATCTACACCTGTTCCATGGACGGAACGGTCAAGAAGCTCACGCCTGTCTTTACTGACATGGCCGTGGGCTTTAAGCAGGAGGAGATCGTGCTGCCAGAGGGTATTGCAGGTCGGAGGATGCACGGCATCGCGGTCAGCCCCTATGGGGCGTACCTGGCCCTGGTCAGTACTGAGGGGATGACCAACGGTCAGCACCCGGTCTCTAGGCCCTACCAGGTCCAGTTTGTAACCCTGAAGACGCCCAATGACGCGGCGGCGGAGTTGCTGGAGTCCCCGGTCCAGAGCCTGTTCAAACAGACTGACCTGTTGGACCTGGTGCGCTGGAGGGTGCTGAGGGACAAACGCATCCCGGCCATGCTGCAGGAGGAGCTGGACGACAAGGTACACAACACAGGCTCCCCCTACCTGTGGAGGTTAAAACTCTTCCTGGTGCGTGTGCTCTACCAGTCCCTGCAGAAGGCCCCCGTGGAGGCACGCTGGCGCCCCACACACGAGGACGCCAAGGTGTTTGTGAAGGACGGGGAGGGGGGTGtcgggggagagggtggaggaggggaagaggagcacCCAGAGGCCCAGGCGTTGGAGGAGCAGATGGGGGAGGTGATAGCGTGGATCGAGGCGGTGGAGGCCCACCTGACAAGGGAGCACATGAAGAGGGTTCTGGGGGAGGTGTACCTCCACACCTGGATCACTGAGAACACCAGCATCCCCACGCGGGGTGTCTGTGACTTCCTCACCAGCGACCCCACGTACGAAGACAGGGCTGCCAAG GTCCTGATAGGTCACATCCAGAAGAAGATGAACAAGCAGACATTCCCAGAGTACTGTAGTCTGTGTAAGGAGGTGCTGCCATTCACAGACCGCAAGCAGGCTGTCTGCTCCAACGGACATATGTGGCTCAG GTGTGTGTTGTCCTACCAGGCGTGCCAGACACTCACGTACAGACGCTGCCTGCTGCAGGATAGCATCGCCAGACTGCCAGTGCCTGAGG ACCCAGACTGGATCAAGAGGATACTGCAGGGTCCTTGTACATTCTGCGACTCTCCACTCCTCTAG